CCCCTGTGCCTTCTGCCCGGCGTCGAGATCTACATTGACTTCGATCTGCTGGAGCAGTTGCAGGATGGACGGGCATTTCCGCTGGCAGACAGCCGCTACGTGCTCCTGGAAATGCCCCACTCCGCGTTTCCTCTGTACACCGAGGAACTGGTCTTTCATCTCCAGGTCAAGGGCTATGGGGTGATGCTGGCCCATCCAGAGCGCAATGCCCTGGTACAGGCGAACCCGAGCATGCTGGCGCCGCTGGTGGAACGGGGAACGCTGGTGCAGATTACCGCGGCCAGCCTGGCCGGCCAGTTCGGGACACCCGTCGCGCGCACCGCGGCCTATCTACTGCGCGGCCGGCTGGCGCATGTCATTGCCACGGACGCCCATAACGACCACCGCCGGCGGCCGGAGCTTTCGACCGCTGTGGCCGCCGCCGGCGAGATCATCGGGCCGGCGGAAGCGGAACAGATGGTGCGGGATATCCCGCGCGCCATCCTGGCCGGCGAGATCATCTCCCCCGACCCACCCCTGAGCCGGGTGCGGCGGGGCAAATCCTGGTGGGTGCGGGCACTCAGCGGCCGGCACCTCTCGTCAGGCTGATTCGCGTACCACATTCATCGTCAGGAGAGGAAGCGATGAAAGGGCTGATCCTGAGCGGCGGAAAAGGGACCCGGCTGTATCCCATCACCTATACCAGCGCCAAACAGCTGGTGCCCATCGCCAATAAGCCGGTGCTCTTCCGGGTCATCGAGGCGATTGTGGAGGCCGGCATCCGCGACATCGGCATCGTCGTCGGCGATACCGCCGAAGAAGTCATGGAGGCCGTCGGCGACGGTTCGCGCTGGGACTGCCGCATCACCTATATCCGTCAGGAGGCCCCCCTGGGCCTGGCCCATGCGGTGAAAATCTCCCAGGACTTCCTCGGGGACGAGCGCTTCGTCATGTTCCTGGGGGACAACGTCATCCAGGGCGGCATCTCACCCCTCATCGCGCAGTTCGCCACCTCCGACTACAACTGCCAGATCGTGCTGAAGCGCGTTGAGCATCCCGAGCAGTACGGCGTGGCCGAGCTAAAGGACGGGCGCATCGTGCGCCTGGTGGAAAAGCCGCGCCATCCCAAGTCCAACCTGGCGCTGGTGGGCATTTACATGTTCGACCACCACATCTTTGAGGCGGTGAACGCCATCACCCCCTCCTGGCGCGGGGAGCTGGAAATCACCGATGCCATCCAGTACCTGATTGACCATGGCTATAAGGTCTACCCGCACATCCATGAGGGGTGGTGGATCGACACGGGCGCGCCGGGAGATCTGCTGGAGGCCAACAGCCTGGTGCTGGACGAGATCAACCACACCATTGAGGGGTATGTGGATCGGGATTCGGAGATCAACGGCAAGGTGACCATTCAGAAGGGCGCCGAGATTATCAACAGCAGGATCCGCGGGCCGGCCATCATCGGGGAATACTCGCGCATCGTCAACTCCTACATTGGCCCCTTCACCTCCATCTATCACCATGTGCTCATCGAGGACAGCGAGATCGAGCACTCCATCGTGCTGGAGTACAGCAAGATTATTGATATCCCTCAGCGCATCGAGGACAGCCTGATCGGCCGCAATGTGGAGATCCGGCGTTCGCCGCTGAAGCCCAAGGCCTATAAGATGACGCTGGGAGACAACAGCCGCGTCGGCATCCTGTGACGCCGGCGGCATCTCATACGAGGGAGAGGAGCATATGCCTGAGAAACGGACACGGGTCACGCTGATCTACCCGGGCATCGCCGGCTACGGCTTCAACTCCCTGGCCCACGGTATGGAAGCCGGCTGGGTCAGCCACGGCCTGGCGCATATCAGCTCCGCCGCCAAGGCGGAGGGCTTTCACGTGGATTTGATCGACCTGCGCGCCCTGAAGGGGTGGGAGGAGTTCGAGGCGGAGATCGCGGCGCGCCGGCCGGATGTCATCGGCGTCACCATGATGAGCGTAGACTTCAACCCGGCCAACGAGGCCATCCGTCGCGCCAAGGCCATCCTGCCGGAACTGGTCGCCGTGGTGGGCGGACCGCACCCCACCGTGGCCGTAGAGGAGGTCGCCGCCAACCCGGCCATTGACTACATCGTCCTGGGAGAGGGGGAGATCACCTTCCCCTGGCTGTTGAACGAGTTGGAAGCCGGCCGGCGGCCCGAGGACCGCGTCCTGCTGGGCCAGATGCCGGACCTGGACGCCCTGCCCTTCCCGGACCGCGAGCTGTTCCTGGAGGAGTGGCGCAAGCACGGCTACACGTTGGACTCCCCCGAGGTGCCCTTTGTGGAGGAACTGCCGCCGCCCTTCCTGACGATCATCGCCGGCCGCGGCTGTATGTACAACTGCAGCTTCTGCCAGCCGGCGGAGCGCAAGATTTTCGGCCGGCGGGTGCGCCGGCGCTCCGTCCCCAACATCATCCGCGAGCTCCAGGAACTGCGCGAGCGCTACCATTTCGCCAGCTTCATGTTCCACGACGACTGCCTGACCGAGGACCGCGAATGGGTCATCGAATTTTGCCAGGCCTACCGCGAGGCCGGCTTCACCCAGCCCTTCTTCTGCCAGAGCCGGGCCGATATCATCGTGAAAAACCCCGACATGGTCAAGCTGATGGCCGAGGTGGGACTGAAGGGGTACTTCATCGGGTTCGAAAGCGGCAATGACCGGGTCCTGCGCTTCCTGCGCAAAGGCACCACGCGCGCCATCAACCTGGAGGCGGCCCGCATCTGCAAGCGCTACGGCGTCAAAATCTGGGCCAACTACATGCTGGGCATCCCCACCGAAACGCGCGAGGAGGTCATGGACACCATCTCCATGCTGAAGCAAATTGATCCGGACTACTACAGCCCGGCCTTCTACACGCCCCACCCCGGCAGTGACCTGTACGATTACTGCATCGAGCATGATCTCTCGCTCATCACCAGCCACGATCAGTACCGCCGCAACCCGACGGAGATGAAGATCAAGGGCCAGGATTATACCTTCCTGCAGTGGGCGCTGGAGGAATCCCAGCGCCGTACCTGGTACAACCGCCTGCGGCGCTGGGCGGCGCGCACCTGGAAGCGCTATGCCAATCCGCGCAAGATCGTCCGCAAGCTGGGGCGGATGCTGGGATTGGCGCGCGGCTCCGCCCAGCCGGCCTGATCCTGACCACGCCTATCACGACCACGAGGGAGGATGGAAGCAACGTCACAATGAGAAACATCATGGTCACCGGCGGCGCCGGCTTCATCGGCTCCAACTTCGTGCACTATCTGCTGGAGAAGTACCCGGACTATCGCGTGCTGGTCTTCGACAAGCTGACCTACGCCGGCAACCTGGCCAACCTGGCCGACCTGGCCGGCCACCCCCGCTACCATTTCGTGCGCGGCGATATCTGCGACGCCGAGGCCGTGCGCGCCGCCATCCGCCAGTACGACATCGACACCATCGTCAACTTCGCCGCCGAGACCCATGTGGACCGCTCCATCATGGACGCGGATGCCTTCATCCGCACCGACATTTACGGCACCTACGTCCTGCTGGAGGCGGTCAAGGAGTTCCGCCTGGAGCGCTTCCACCAGGTCAGCACCGATGAGGTGTACGGCGAGGTACTGGAGGGTTCATCGGTGGAGACGGACCCCCTGCGGCCGCGCAGTCCCTATGCGGCCAGCAAGGCCGGCGCCGAGCACCTGGTGCAGGCCTACTTCGTGACCTACGGCCTGCCGGTCACCATCACGCGCGGCTCCAACAACATCGGACCGTATCAATATCCGGAAAAAGTGGTGCCCCTCTTCATCACCAACGCCATTGACGACCTGCCTCTGCCGCTGTACGGCGACGGCACGCAGCAGCGCGATTACCAATACGTGCTGGATCACTGCGAGGGCATTGACATCGTCCTGCACCA
This DNA window, taken from Anaerolineae bacterium, encodes the following:
- a CDS encoding glucose-1-phosphate thymidylyltransferase: MKGLILSGGKGTRLYPITYTSAKQLVPIANKPVLFRVIEAIVEAGIRDIGIVVGDTAEEVMEAVGDGSRWDCRITYIRQEAPLGLAHAVKISQDFLGDERFVMFLGDNVIQGGISPLIAQFATSDYNCQIVLKRVEHPEQYGVAELKDGRIVRLVEKPRHPKSNLALVGIYMFDHHIFEAVNAITPSWRGELEITDAIQYLIDHGYKVYPHIHEGWWIDTGAPGDLLEANSLVLDEINHTIEGYVDRDSEINGKVTIQKGAEIINSRIRGPAIIGEYSRIVNSYIGPFTSIYHHVLIEDSEIEHSIVLEYSKIIDIPQRIEDSLIGRNVEIRRSPLKPKAYKMTLGDNSRVGIL
- a CDS encoding B12-binding domain-containing radical SAM protein; protein product: MPEKRTRVTLIYPGIAGYGFNSLAHGMEAGWVSHGLAHISSAAKAEGFHVDLIDLRALKGWEEFEAEIAARRPDVIGVTMMSVDFNPANEAIRRAKAILPELVAVVGGPHPTVAVEEVAANPAIDYIVLGEGEITFPWLLNELEAGRRPEDRVLLGQMPDLDALPFPDRELFLEEWRKHGYTLDSPEVPFVEELPPPFLTIIAGRGCMYNCSFCQPAERKIFGRRVRRRSVPNIIRELQELRERYHFASFMFHDDCLTEDREWVIEFCQAYREAGFTQPFFCQSRADIIVKNPDMVKLMAEVGLKGYFIGFESGNDRVLRFLRKGTTRAINLEAARICKRYGVKIWANYMLGIPTETREEVMDTISMLKQIDPDYYSPAFYTPHPGSDLYDYCIEHDLSLITSHDQYRRNPTEMKIKGQDYTFLQWALEESQRRTWYNRLRRWAARTWKRYANPRKIVRKLGRMLGLARGSAQPA
- the rfbB gene encoding dTDP-glucose 4,6-dehydratase, which translates into the protein MRNIMVTGGAGFIGSNFVHYLLEKYPDYRVLVFDKLTYAGNLANLADLAGHPRYHFVRGDICDAEAVRAAIRQYDIDTIVNFAAETHVDRSIMDADAFIRTDIYGTYVLLEAVKEFRLERFHQVSTDEVYGEVLEGSSVETDPLRPRSPYAASKAGAEHLVQAYFVTYGLPVTITRGSNNIGPYQYPEKVVPLFITNAIDDLPLPLYGDGTQQRDYQYVLDHCEGIDIVLHHGKPGEAYNLGTGVETRNIDMARMILRLLGKPESLIQFVKDRPGHDRRYSINCDKIKALGWRSRHTFEEALEKTVRWYVEHEEWWRPLKSGEYKEYYRRQYLQR